ATGAAAAGTTCCAGCCAACTTAGCCGTCAAAACGAAGGCGATCTACCACTTGCCGTTTCCAGTCGGATACGAGCAGCATGCTTGAATATGCTTGTATGCAACTCAACACCAGTTGCCGGTAGTTCGCTCGTTACTTGTTCAGGCTTGTGTAGGTTCATCAGAACGGTGTCTGCTGCTGAGCGGGAGTTGTTAGCGGGTAAGATCGAATGAAAGCCATGATTCTGGCAGCGGGGAAGGGTACCCGCGTTCGCCCCATTACCTATAATATTCCTAAACCCATGATTCCCATCCTGGAAAAGCCAGTGATGGAATTTTTGGTGGAATTGCTGCGCCAACACGGCTTCGACCAAATTATGGTCAATGTTAGCCACCTGGCGAGGGAAATTGAAAACTATTTCCGCGACGGCCAGCGATTTGGCGTGCAATTGGGATACTCGTTTGAAGGGTACATTGACGAAAAAGGTACCCTGGTCGGGGAAGCCTTGGGATCGGCTGGCGGCATTCGTCGCATCCAAGATTTTCATCCCTTTTTCGACGATACGTTTGTGGTATTGTGCGGCGATGCGCTGATCGACTTGGATTTGAGTGCTGCGGTCAAGTGGCACCGGCAAAAAGGCGCGTTGGCTACGGTAATTCTCAAGCCAGTTCCCAAGGACCAAGTGTCCAGCTACGGCGTGGTATCCACAGACGAGGAAGGTAGAATTCAAGCATTTCAAGAAAAACCCCCGGTGGAAGAAGCCATCAGCACCGATATCAACACGGGAATTTATATTTTTGAACCGGAAATTGTGGACTACATTCCCTCCGGTCAAAAATACGATATCGGTGGCGAACTGTTTCCTAAGTTGGTGGAAATGGGTGCGCCTTTCTACGGTCTGAGTATGGACTTTCAGTGGGTGGATATTGGCAAAGTGCCGGATTACTGGCGCGCCATGTGTGGCGTTTTGCAAGGGGATATCCGCAACGTTCCTATTCCAGGTAAGTGCGTGGCACCAGGGGTTTACACGGGACTCAATGTAGCGGTGAACTGGGATAAGGTGGACATCCAAGGTCCGGTCTTTATCGGTGGTATGACCAAGATTGAGGATGGTGCCAAAATTATCGGTCCGGCGGCGATTGGTCCCAACTGCCAAATTTGCAGCGGTGCTACGGTGGAACGCAGTGTGATTTTTGAATATTCCCGGCTGGGTCCTGGTATCCGTTTGATGGACAAACTGGTCTTTGGACGTTACTGCGTGGACAAAACCGGCGCTACCATCGACGTACAAGCGGCGGCTTTGGACTGGTTGATTACCGATGCGCGCCATACACGACCGACACCACCACCGGCAGAAGGCAAAGCGATCGCGGAATTGCTCAACGGAGAACCAGAAGAAGGGTTTTCTGGGTAAGGAATGTCCCCAGGGGGAGGGAAAGCGATGCTTCCTCCTTCTGGAAATGAGCGCTGTCTGTTGGAAATTATTTGCGATCGGCGATCGCGGCGTAGAAGGGATCTCCCTGAAACAACCCCAGGTAAAACAACAAATTAGGAGTGGCAGAAGGTTCCGCGATCGCTTCTGGAGTGCCAAATCCACCGGCGTTTTGGAAATATCGTTTCACCAACTCCAAACGTTCGCGGTCGTCAGCTTCCCGCCAGGCAGCAATGGCCTTTTGATAAAACATGCGGTTGGAAAAACTCACAATCGCCACGCCACCAGGCACGAGAACTCGACGAATTTCGGCAAACACTTTTTCTGGATATTGCAAGTACTGCACGGAAACGGCGATCAAAACCGCATCAAACCTGGCATCGGCGAGGGGTAGCTGGGGATTGGCATTGAGGTCTTGCACGAAATAGCTGCTGAGTTGGGGATTTTTCGCCAGTTCCTCCCGATTCATGCCGTGACCCACCACTTCTGTGTAGGGAACATCCTCGGGAAGATGGGAAACCCAACTACTCATCAAATCCAACACCCGGCCGTGAGAGGGGATGCGATCGCGGTAGAGTTTCTTTAGGCGGTCAATGAACCCTTCATCCACGTGGGTAACAAAACGGGGAAAGGCATAAAATTGACTGTCATCGCTGGGATCGAGTTGGTTGCGGTCTTGCGGTTGCAGCAGCATGGACATCGAAGCAAAGGGCAGTACGTTTCCTAGTTTAGATCCAAATACATGCAAACAGTTAGCAACAAGACCGCGATCGCCACCTAAGCTGATTTTTCCGCTACCGGCTGCTGCTGGATAGGAATCTCCATAACAAACTCGGTTCCTTTCCCCGGTTCTGAATGACATGCAATCCTGCCGTGGTGTTTTTCCACCACAATCTGATGGCTAATCGCCAATCCCATCCCCGTTCCTTTATCCCTCGATTTGGTGGTAAAGAACGGTTCAAAAATCCGCTCGCGGTCTGATGCGGAAATCCCGGCACCATTATCTTGGATGCAAACCTGCACCCAACCATTGCCTTCACCTTGCCCGATCGACTCGGTGGCAATCTTAATTTGACTGGGATTGGCTTTTTTCTCTTCCTGAGAGCGATGGCGATCGCGCTCTTCCAACGCATCCAACGCATTCACCAGCAAATTCATAAACACCTGATTGAGCTGGGAAGGATAGCATTCCACCAGCGGCAAATCGGCGTATTCCTTCACCACCTGTACCGCTGGGCGATCGGCGCGCGCTTTCAACCGGTGATTTAAAATCAACAGGGAACTATCGATCCCCTCGTGGATATCCACTTCTTTCATATCCGATTCATCTACCCGGGAGAAGCTGCGCAGCGACTGTACCAAACCGCGGATGCGTTCGGCACCAACTTGCATGGAAGAGAGAATCTTCGGCAAATCTTCCTTCAAAAACTCCAGGTCAATTTCCTCAGCATCGGCAGCAATTTCTTCCCCAGGATCGGGATAGTGCTGCTGGTACATTTCCACCAAATCAATCAAATCTTGAGCGTAGGTATCCGCATGGGAAAGATTGCCGTAGATAAAATTGACCGGATTGCAAATTTCGTGCGCCACCCCAGCTACCAACTGACCCAAGCTAGACATTTTCTCATTTTGCACCAACTGGGCCTGGGTGCGCTGCAGTTCGTCTAAGGTCATTTGCAGCTTTTCAGCTTTCTCCCGTTCCCGTTTTTCCGATTCTTGCAGGGCTTTATTGATTTGAGCTAGTTTCTGAAACTGATGCAGCACAATTTTGATAATGGCATTTTGCAGTTGGGTGGCCGCTTCGATTTCTCCTTTCTGCCAGGGGAGGGACTTGCAGCGGACCTGTTCTTTCCACTCCTGGAAGGAATTTTGCGGCGAAGGCTCGTCGTCGCTGCTGCGATCGGGTACGTAATGGGGATTTCTTCCCCAAGTAACCGTCTGGATAACTTCCGGTCGGAACCACATGACATATTGGTGGGGCGCGATCGCGATCGCGAGCAGTCCGCTGGCTATATCTTTATAAGTCTCCGCCTCAGGAATATGTTTGACCAGCGAATCGGTAGAAAACACATCTCGATGCTGACCATCCAGCCAGCGAGCAATATTTTCCACTTGTTTTTTCGACGGTGTCTTGCCCACCAACTTGCACTCGCCATCCAAACAAATGGCTGCCCCATCTGTCTTGCCAATTTCCAGGAGATTAGGCTGGTATTTCATCAAACCATCCACAAAATTCCCTTCCTGGAACATGTACTCAATCAGCTGGTTTTGCACCGTTTTCAAGTGTAACTGGTAAGCGTAGTCCTCTTGATTTTCCTTGTAAGGAAGGTGTAAAGATAGCACTTGGGCTAAAAACTCGCAAGCCGTGCGAATTTCGTAGGGAATGTACTTGCGCTGGTAGTGATGGCAAGCCACCAACCCCCACAATTGCCCATCTTTGATAATAGAAATGGACATGGAAGCACTCACTCCCATATTTTGGAGGTAGCGCACGTGGCGCGGCGAAACGCTTCTCAGCACCGAATAGCTTAAATCCAGTGGCTGCCCGGTATGGGCGTGGCGTTCGGGAACTACAGAAACCGCTGCGTAGTTGGCATCGGGAATAATGCGCAACCAATTTTTCAAATACAGCGCCCTCGCCTGCGGGGGAATATCCGTACTGGGATAGTGCAATCCCAAATAGGAAGGAATATCCTGACCGCAGTCTTCTCCCACCACCACACCATGCTCTTCGTGATTAAACTTGTAAACCATGACCCGGTCAAACCCAGTCAAATTGCGAATTTCCTTGGCTACAATTTGACACAAGCTGTGGAAATCCTGTGCCTTTTGAATCCTGGTTGCAGCATTGCGTACGGGATGGTACAGATCGAGAAATTCTAGAGATTGTTTGGAGGCGGTGGGTTCTAGTTCTAAAAATAGGGAATCTTGCGTACGGTGGAGAATGCCATTGTACCAACCATGTCCGCGGTGGGATGAAATGGATAGGGAAATGGGATTAACTTCGGCTAAGGTTTCTGCGTTCGCGATCGCGTCTTTGAGATTTTCCACCTGAAAGCGATTGAGCAAACAAGTTAAATCCTTTTGCAACAACGATTCCGCCGGCACGCCAAAGAAATCTTTGGTATTGGTACTAGCATGAAGAATTTGCAAATCCGGCTCTTGCAAAACCAATAAAATCCCGTGGGGTTGAATCGAACCGGGAATGTGAATGGGTTCTTTTTGACAGTCAATTAATTCTACAGTTGGTGACTCTAGGAGCGCGCTTTTACTCACTACTTATGTCTCCGTGCAACGACATACTTAATAGAAAACTTGTTAAGAGATGGTTAAATAGACATATCTATGTTTTCTATTTTACTATGTATGTTGGCAAATAGCTACCTCTGGTAGCCGTTATGTGTTAATATTTCGTTATATCATCGAATTTTGGTTAATACGTTTCCGCGGTCAATTGCCAGAAATTGAGCTTGACATTTCCCATAGATTCAGCAGCAATCCGGAAACATTAACAAAAATTAATCTTTTCGTCGCCGCTCAATACTTAAAGCAGCAATTCCAATGGTTACCAGAAGAACACCCAAAACTTGCCCTGGCTGTAAAGTTTCTCGTAAGAGCAGCCAAGCCAGCAAGCTGGTAAAAACTGGTTCGCTCGCGCCCACCAAAGCAGCAGTCGGCGCTCCGACCAAACCAATTCCCATATTGTGAAACAACAAACCCGCTAGCGTCACTGCCCCCGAAAGTAAACTCCAAAAAAGTAGTGGTATTTGCGTACCTACCGGCGGCGAAATTTGCAACCAGACAATACTAATACTTGTAAGCAAAAACATTATAAAAAACGCTATCAAAGAAAAAGGAATAGGATGCACCCAACGCAAACACTGCTGGGCAATCGTAGCGTAACCAGCAAATCCAACACCAGCAGCAAGTGCAGCCAAACTTCCTACCAACAAATTGCCCTCACCGTGAAACTGGAAATGGCCAGTTGCTGCCACCAAACCGAATAAAACGACAAGCATAATCCCACTGCGAAACTTACTTGGGCGCGCACCGAACCAAACCCAAGCCAAAACAGCAGCCGCCACCGGATGGATAAAAAACAACGTAATCGCAATCCCAGCCGGAACATTTCCAATAGCAAAATAGAGCAAAAGGACATTAACAAAAAAAATCCCACCGCTCAAAATATTTAACCACAACCACCGACGTTTTTCCGCTACCAAAACCAAAGTTTTAATATCAGCAAACGTAGGAGAATAAAATTTAAACGACAGCAACGCCAACAGCAGCACCATCACCAACGTGCGCCACTGCACAAAAAGCAACGTATGAGCAAAATCTGCTGGCAACACATCCCCCACCCAATATCCCCCAAACCAACTGCCCTGAAAAAGGACTCGCACGAGAACATTTTCCACAGCCAGAAAGATGGCTGCCATTAGCATGACCGCAATTCCACTCATAGGCAAGCAAATCCCGAAGCCAAAAAAGAGCTAGGGACGAACCACCATTCGCCCCTAGCAGAACTTACAATTATGCCGTGTCCATAGCGACTTGGCAACCGCCATTACATAGTGACAAATTCCTCAGCAGTGGATGGGTGCAGTGCCATGGTAGCATCGAAATCTTTCTTCGTAGCCCCCATGGTGACCGCCACAGCAACGCCTTGGATAATTTCCGCCGCATCTTTGCCAACGGCATGAGCGCCCAAAACGCGGTCATTTTCTTTATTGACCACCAATTTCAAGACCACCCTTTCCTCGGCACCAGTGAGGTTGTGGTACAAAGGTTTGAACCTAGCGCGGTGAATCGCCACCCGGTCTTCTCCCAATTCTTCGATGGCACCTTCTTGGGTATAGCCAACACTGCAAGCTTCTGGGTCGCCAAAAACTGCCGTTGGAATGTTGTCGTAGTTCGTGTGGCGGGGTTTGCCGGCAAATTCGGTATCGACAAAGGCGCGACCTTCATCAATGGCAACCGGGGTTAGGTTGGCGCGGTCGGTGCAATCGCCAACGGCAAAAATATTGGGTTGGCTGGTTTGGCTGTAGGCATTGACGGCAATGGCATCGTTTTTCACTTCCACGCCGGCATTTTCCAAGCCGAGGTTTTCCAGATTGGGTTTTCTTCCTACAGCATACAGCACTCCGTCTACTTCCAGAGTTCCGGCTTTCTCTCCCGCCAGGGTAAGCTGCAATCCGCCATTGCTTTTTTCAATTTTCTCGACTGTGGTATTGCTGTATACGCTAATACCGTTGCGCGTCATGCCTTCTTGTAATTCCCGACGCACATCGCCGTCAAATCCCCGGAGAATGTAATCGCGGCGGATAATTTCGGTGACTTGGGTTCCCAAACCGTTCATGATACCGGCAAATTCTACGCCGATGTAGCCACCACCCACAACAGCCAAGCGTTTGGGTTGTTCGGACAGACCAAACATATCCCGGGAGGTCCAAACATGCTCGATGCCGGGGATGGGAAGTTTGACAGGCTTGCTGCCGACGGAGATTAAAATTTTATCGGCAGTGATTTTTTTCTCGCCGACGGCAACGGTGTGGCTATCCACCAAAACTCCCCTACCGGAGATGAGGTCCACACCAGCTTTTTCTAAATTGCTAATATGGCGATCGCTGAGGCGACGCACTTCTTTGTCTACCGCCGAAATTAAATACTTCCAGTCAAATTTGGGACCTACTTTTTCCCAACCGTATCCCACCGCATCTTGGAACAGGTGGGAAAAACGCGACGCATAGACCATTAATTTTTTGGGAATGCACCCGCGCAGAACGCAAGTTCCCCCTACTAAGTCGTTTTCTACGATTGCAACCTTCGCTCCGTAGGATGCGGCGCGTTTGGAAGCAGCAAGACCACCAGAACCTGCTCCGATAACCAGCAGATCGTAATCAAAAGCCATAATTTGTCTAACTCCTTGTTGCTTGCTAGCAGATAAACTGCCCCACCTTTTATTCTAGGGGACGCTTGCATTCATTACTTTATTGTATAGCTTTATAGTAATGTAACAAAACCTGCGCTGCCGCTTCCAAACTTCTACCTACGGCAATTACGCCATCTTGGTGACCGGCAGTCGCCAGAATGCCATAACGCATCAAATCTTCGTAGTCAAACAAACGCCAGATTTCCTGGGCCATTTCCGGGGTTCCGTAGGGAATTTCCTCCCGGGTTGTGGGAACCGAAAACAAAAGTTGCTGCCACAGTTGGTGGTGGTGTACGTGAATGACCCCACCGACACTGGTGTTGTATGTATAAATAGCCGCGTGGGTTAAAGACTCCGAAGAGGGTTTCGCCGGACCCACGCAGGTAAGACGGTTTTCGGGAATGTTAAATTGAGTGACGAGGGTGTAACCTTCCGGGGAGAGATGGGCGATGTTTCCAGTCTGGGTGCCAGAAATCACGAATTGAAAAGAGTTGTTCCACCGCATGCTAATATTGCCAAAACCAATTCCATCTTCCCCAACGCCAATCAAACCCAATTCGTACATGCGATCGCGCCAAGCCATCAGCGACTGCAAGCGAGAGGCTGTAAAAGCCCTATCTTGATGCCAGTCGCATTGAAATTTAATCACACCTTCATCAAGCATTTCGTTTCCCATTCAGCCAATTTTCCTCAACAAAAACAACCGTTGCGCAATAGGCTGCAGTACGAACACAGATAGCCAACAAGCCAATGACTCCTCAAGCGATTCTTTTTGATTTTGACGGTACCATTGCAGATACCTTAGAAGTAATTGTTCGGATTACCAATCGCCTCGCGGACGAATTTGGCTATCCACCTACAACCCCCGAGCAGCTTGTCTATTTGAAAAATATCAGCTCCCGGCAAATCTTGCAAAACGCTCAAGTTTCTATCTTCCAGCTGCCTTTGCTCCTGCGACGGGTACGCCAGGAAATGAAACAAGAAATTCCCCAAGTTCAACCCATTGCTGGCATGCCATTGATATTGAAACAACTGCAACAAGAATCCCACTTACAGCTGGGAATTGTCACCTCCAACCAAGAAAACAATGTGCGCCTTTTTCTAGAGACCCACCAACTTAGCCATATTTTTTCTTTTATTAGATCGGGAAGGACGCTTTTTGGCAAGCACAAACTCCTCAAAAAAGTGCTCAAACAAGAAAATCTCGCCCCTGAAAACGTTTTCTACGTTGGGGATGAAACCCGCGACATTGAAGCGGCTCGAAAAACACAGATTGCCTCGGTTGCCGTTACTTGGGGGTTCAACTCCCAGCAAATTCTCCAAACCTACCACCCAGATTTTTTAATTTCTCACCCCCAGGAATTATTGGAAATCGTACAAAATTGGTAGTTCGGTTTGGCAAAACGGATACCATATCCTAAAATACACCTGACATCTTTTCTCTATCCTTTCCATCACCAACATGCAACTCCATCCTATTGCCGCAGAAAGTTTTGCTATTATCGATCGCGAAATTGGCGAGCATAACTTTACTCCCCAGGAATATGCCATCGTTCGTCGTGCCATTCATTCCACGGCTGATTTCGACCTCAAACATTTATTTTGCTTTGAAAACCAAGCTATCGCTACTGGTATTCGCGCCATACAAGCAAACACACCTGTGATTACTGACGTGCGTATGGTGGGCGTGGGCATTCACAGGACCCTCTCCCAGGCTGGTAAATCCGCTCCCCTGTGTGCGTTGGATTATCCGGGTGAGGGCACAACCCGGACCGCTGCCGGTATTACTCATTTGCTGGAAATGTATCCCAACGGGATTTTCGCCATCGGCAATGCTCCTACGGCGTTACTGGCGATTGTGGATGCCATCGAACGCAAAATGGCGGCACCGGCTTTGGTTATTGGCGTTCCTGTCGGGTTTGTGGCGGTGGAAGCAGCGAAGGAGGCATTGGCGCATACCCAAGTTCCGCAGATTCGCGTCACCGGCCGCAAAGGGGGATCGGCGATCGCAGCGGCGATTGTGAATGCTTTGGTCTTTTTAGCAGCAGAAAAGAAAACGGACGAGCGATCCGGCGATGGAGAAAATCGATGATTGTGCTCTCGACAAGCCTCCAGCACTTCCTGTATGGGGATTGCCGCATATTCTAGCAATTTCGTTAGAGACAATTTTACGGCTGCCCTGTTTTAAATCTTGGTTTTTTTCACCCAGATTGGGTCTTTCACTGGTTTTCCCCTGGGAGTTTCGCGGATACAAGTTGGTTTGATTTCCCACCAGTACGGGTTTTGTTATTTCTCAAATCGGAAATTTCGGCAATTGTTTGACGACTTCCCGCACCCGCTGGCTCAGTTAACATATTATCGCTATAAATAACAGAAGGCCATCGGGATAACCAAGGGAACGATCGGGCGCTTCCCTTGTTTTTTTTGTCTGGGGTTGCTTGCTTGGGATCCTTTCTATTGGGATTTTAGAGTTTTTGAAAAATTCATGTCAATTAACAGTTCTATGGCGATGGGCAACGACAGGTACAATTGGTATATTTGGCGGTAGATGGTTCGGTGGTGGTTTCTGGCGCTAAAATTTTGTTCAATCCTTCCGCAGCACCCACCGTTGCCAATCCAATGACCAACAACACGCCAAGCATTTTCATTAGATTTCCTTTGAAACCAGCTACGAGCCAAAAATACCATAAAAATATAATTGCGATCGCGCTGCTTTCTTGGTAGCGTATCTAACAGCAAAGCTGCCCTAGCACTGCCGTGTATATTAGCGTTGTTATTCCCACCTACAACCGACAACCCATCTTGCAAAAGTGTTTGCAGGCGCTAGAAGAGCAACAACTATCGCCGGAGATGGCTGGATACGAAGTGGTTGTGGTTGATGACGGTTCTACCGATAGCTCCTACAGTTGGTTCTGCCAGCATCAAAGCCAGTTTCCCCATGTGGTATGGTACCAGCAAGACCACCAAGGTCCGGCGGCCGCACGCAATTTGGGAGTGCAACGGGCGCGAGGAGATATTATTGTGTTTATCGATAGCGATTTGGTGGTGACGCCGACTTTTTTGCAATCCCACAGCCAGGCTTTACTTGCCGCTAGCCGCCGGCAGCAAAAATCCCCACAAACGGCTCCTATTTTTACCTACGGTCGGGTGGTGAATACCTGCAATTTCCACAACCCAACTGCGGAACCTTACAAAATTACTGATTTTTCTGCTGCTTATTTTGCCACGGGAAACGTTGCGATCGCCAAGCATTGGATCCAGCAAGCTGGGTGGTTCGACACGCGGTTCCAGTTGTATGGATGGGAAGATTTGGAGTTGGGGGTACGCTTAAAAAAATTAGGTCTCAAACTCATCCCCTCTCCGCAGGCAGTTGGCTACCACTGGCATCCACCTTTTTCCCTGGACCAGCTACCGGCTTTGGTGGAAAAAGAGGTGCAACGGGGGCGCATGGGGGTGTTATTCTATCAAAAGCATCCCATTTGGGAAGTGCGTTTGGCTATCCAAATGACCTGGCTGCATTGGATGTTGTGGGGATTGCTGTCTGTTGGCGGTTTGTTGAACGAACGAACCATGGCACCTTTTTTGCAGTGGCTCATCGACCGGGGAAAACCGCAACTGGCGTTGGAGATTTCTCGGATTTTTCTTAACTGGTACAACGTACGTGCGGTGTATGCTGCCTATCGGGAATTGTAGCGATCGCGATCGTTTTTTCTAGACAGCAACCCAGTATATGTGGGATAATATAGATTTGGGAAGTTGCTACAATAGCTTTCGCGCGCTGGTGTAGCTCAGTGGTAGAGCACCCGCCTTGTAAGCGGACGGTCGTCGGTTCAAATCCGACCACCAGCTTTTTTTCTATACATATGATTTTCTAGATTTTGATTTTAAAAACGATAGGGCGCACAAAGGGTGCGCCCCACATACTACTGCTCGATCCCTCGTCGTTCATGGTTGTCTGAGCGTACAATCCTTACTAAATTACATGGCGAAAGCGGTTGGTGTTGCTAAAATCTCGAACTCGGTAGGTTCGGGTTCGCTCTCAGGAGCGTCATCTTCTGCCGGCGTTACCAACATGGAATCGCTCGCACGAACCACCAAATTTCCTTGTTGCCATTCCCGTCGCCACTGGCGTCCGAGTTTCCAAGCGTGAAATTTGATCGCGTTCCAACGGGGATTGGCAGGATATCCAGCAAAACCCGACCGCAAAGCGGGGATGCTTGCGTTGGGAAGCGATGTGGTTACCAGAATGTTTTCCCGCAGGTCCACCACTTTGTGGGTCCGTTGTTGGTTGACTGCTCTAACCATTGGTGTCACCTCCTTATTGTTTTTCCGTAGCGTTCAATTCGGTTCTTTGACCTTACCCACCATTTTATATATCTTAACAAGAAAAAACAATCCCCAAAATGGCTTTTTTTGGGATTTTTCTGGAGGGATTTTTTAGTAGAAAAGGCATGCAAAAAATTCGGCGTGCGGGCGTTGTAGCTCGCGATCGCCGTTTTGCCATTGGGAAATTTCCTGTTAAAAAAATTGGGGGGTCGATCGAAAAGCGATCGCAACTGGCTTTATCAACCAGTCGAAACAAGCTATCCTAGGTTTAGGATTCCCCAATTCATGATTGGTTACCGGAAGATCCGGGACCATCTTCGAGAAGAGTCACCATCGCTTGACGGCTAGCAGACGAGGAAAGACTATCCTACTGTGTCTTTGGCGTTTTCCTGTCCCGAACTCAATCACCCCCTCATTCAGTCGCTGTTTCACCAGAGCGATCGAGATTTGCTCACGCTTTTCCAGCGCTATCCCGACCGGGGGAAATACTTTACGGCTCTTTTTTGTCGTTACGCGCCAGTGGTTTATTCGCTCATCCACCACGGCATGAAATCTCCCGTACAGGCAGATTATTTATTTGCCTTAACGTGGCGGCATATTTACCACGAAATGCTGGGATTGGACCTGCATGGCAACGCTGCTGGAGAGAGCTTTAACCTACAAAATTGGCTGGTGGATTTAACGGGTTTTTGTATCAACCAAACCGAGCTACCACCAACCGAGGAAATTCATTATTCTTTGGAGGCAGCACCACCTCCGTTGTGGTGTTACTTGCAGCTGGCGCTCAATCGGTTGCCCCCCCGCATGCGGCTGATGGTGGTTATGGCCCAAACCTTTCGCTGGAGCGAAACCAGAATTGCTGCTTATCTGCAAGCGGAAGGAGAAAATATTTCACCAGCGCAGGTCTGGCAAGAGTTACAGCAAGGATACCAACAGTTGGAAGCGGAGTTGCCGGACGATATTCGCGAAATTTACACTAATTGAACACAATAGCACCATTTTCCTGAATTGTCAGTACCCGACGGTCCGATTCTTGCTGGTCTGTGGGGCGAAAATGGATAATCGCGACGCCGGGAGTGGCGGGAACTTCCGGTTCTACCAAAATAAATCGACCGTTGGGACGGTAAAAATTGATGCTTACTGGTGCTTGCAAAGCGGGAAGGGTTACTTGAGAAGAACCGTCTAACGTCCGCTGACCAGTTTCTCCAAGAACTTCGTAGTATACTTTGCCGGCGATTTGGTTTCTTAACTCAATGGTGACCAAGCCATTGGTTAGGGATACATTGGCTACGGGAAGGGATTCGGGGGGAAGGGATTCGCTCGCTTCGGTTTCTTCGGTTGTTTCGGTATCTGATTGTGCCCCAACCGTGGTGGGTAGGTAGAGAAAAGTCAAACTACTTGCCAAGCCAGTTAAGGCAAATGTGGTTAGCTGCTGCTGGATGTTTCGGTCTGCCATAGGGTTGGTTCCTGGTTTGATAAGAGGGGGAAGATGGTGGCTGTCTGGTTATTTTCCCATGCTTCCATGCTTGGTGGTTTCGATTTTCTGAAGTTTTTAGAAGATGGCCGGTTAAAAAAAAAGTTGCCTATATATCCTGGATGCAGGGAAAAAATAGGAAAATGGGGATGAAAATTGGCAAAATCATCCTATTTGTACGGAAAATATTCCTTTTGAACTTTAAATCTCTCGTATGAATTTCTTATATTCTAGCTTCGTTCAAAAAAACCGTCCTGTTGCTGCTGGTATGGTGCGGATGGCAACCATGGCAGTGGCGGTTGTTCCCATGCTGCCACCCACCGCGATCGCTTTTTTTCCAGCCACCGTACAAGCACAATCGGAAGCGCGGGAACTCGTGGAAGACCCAGAAACCCGCATTCGGCAAATGTACGAAGAAATGACTGGGGAGGAACCGACCCCAGAGATAGTTGAGAAATATTTGCAAGCACGCGATCGCGGGTGGCGTTTCGATCGCATTCGCCGTCGTATGGCGGGGTCGTCGGCAGCACAAACGGCTGTGGAAACCATTTACCAAGAAATTTTAGAGCGCCAACCGGAGGACGAGGTATTGGGTTCTTGGTTGGAAGCCTTGGCGGAAGGATGGACCCTCGACGAAGTGCGCGAAGAAGTCGCCAATACCTTGGAAGCCAAAGCA
The Geitlerinema sp. PCC 9228 DNA segment above includes these coding regions:
- a CDS encoding NDP-sugar synthase — encoded protein: MKAMILAAGKGTRVRPITYNIPKPMIPILEKPVMEFLVELLRQHGFDQIMVNVSHLAREIENYFRDGQRFGVQLGYSFEGYIDEKGTLVGEALGSAGGIRRIQDFHPFFDDTFVVLCGDALIDLDLSAAVKWHRQKGALATVILKPVPKDQVSSYGVVSTDEEGRIQAFQEKPPVEEAISTDINTGIYIFEPEIVDYIPSGQKYDIGGELFPKLVEMGAPFYGLSMDFQWVDIGKVPDYWRAMCGVLQGDIRNVPIPGKCVAPGVYTGLNVAVNWDKVDIQGPVFIGGMTKIEDGAKIIGPAAIGPNCQICSGATVERSVIFEYSRLGPGIRLMDKLVFGRYCVDKTGATIDVQAAALDWLITDARHTRPTPPPAEGKAIAELLNGEPEEGFSG
- a CDS encoding methyltransferase domain-containing protein; translation: MLQPQDRNQLDPSDDSQFYAFPRFVTHVDEGFIDRLKKLYRDRIPSHGRVLDLMSSWVSHLPEDVPYTEVVGHGMNREELAKNPQLSSYFVQDLNANPQLPLADARFDAVLIAVSVQYLQYPEKVFAEIRRVLVPGGVAIVSFSNRMFYQKAIAAWREADDRERLELVKRYFQNAGGFGTPEAIAEPSATPNLLFYLGLFQGDPFYAAIADRK
- a CDS encoding ATP-binding protein, which translates into the protein MSKSALLESPTVELIDCQKEPIHIPGSIQPHGILLVLQEPDLQILHASTNTKDFFGVPAESLLQKDLTCLLNRFQVENLKDAIANAETLAEVNPISLSISSHRGHGWYNGILHRTQDSLFLELEPTASKQSLEFLDLYHPVRNAATRIQKAQDFHSLCQIVAKEIRNLTGFDRVMVYKFNHEEHGVVVGEDCGQDIPSYLGLHYPSTDIPPQARALYLKNWLRIIPDANYAAVSVVPERHAHTGQPLDLSYSVLRSVSPRHVRYLQNMGVSASMSISIIKDGQLWGLVACHHYQRKYIPYEIRTACEFLAQVLSLHLPYKENQEDYAYQLHLKTVQNQLIEYMFQEGNFVDGLMKYQPNLLEIGKTDGAAICLDGECKLVGKTPSKKQVENIARWLDGQHRDVFSTDSLVKHIPEAETYKDIASGLLAIAIAPHQYVMWFRPEVIQTVTWGRNPHYVPDRSSDDEPSPQNSFQEWKEQVRCKSLPWQKGEIEAATQLQNAIIKIVLHQFQKLAQINKALQESEKREREKAEKLQMTLDELQRTQAQLVQNEKMSSLGQLVAGVAHEICNPVNFIYGNLSHADTYAQDLIDLVEMYQQHYPDPGEEIAADAEEIDLEFLKEDLPKILSSMQVGAERIRGLVQSLRSFSRVDESDMKEVDIHEGIDSSLLILNHRLKARADRPAVQVVKEYADLPLVECYPSQLNQVFMNLLVNALDALEERDRHRSQEEKKANPSQIKIATESIGQGEGNGWVQVCIQDNGAGISASDRERIFEPFFTTKSRDKGTGMGLAISHQIVVEKHHGRIACHSEPGKGTEFVMEIPIQQQPVAEKSA
- a CDS encoding DMT family transporter, with product MSGIAVMLMAAIFLAVENVLVRVLFQGSWFGGYWVGDVLPADFAHTLLFVQWRTLVMVLLLALLSFKFYSPTFADIKTLVLVAEKRRWLWLNILSGGIFFVNVLLLYFAIGNVPAGIAITLFFIHPVAAAVLAWVWFGARPSKFRSGIMLVVLFGLVAATGHFQFHGEGNLLVGSLAALAAGVGFAGYATIAQQCLRWVHPIPFSLIAFFIMFLLTSISIVWLQISPPVGTQIPLLFWSLLSGAVTLAGLLFHNMGIGLVGAPTAALVGASEPVFTSLLAWLLLRETLQPGQVLGVLLVTIGIAALSIERRRKD